ATAAGAAAAGTATTTTTTCACTTACTTGATATTTGTAGGAGGAAGTGTCGATCCACTGTTAGGATTTAGGAGAATGCAGTAGCCACTATCTTTAATTTCTTCAATAAcatagggcccttcccaatttggcacAAATTTTGTTGTGTGCATACCTCTCATCACATGATCTGTAGCTTTTAGGACTAGTTCCCCCTTTTGAAATATCCTTGGACGTACTAGTTTATCATAGGTTCGAGCCATACGTCGTTGATATTGTAGTAGGTTATCTTTGGCTTTTTCCCTTCGTTCATCCACCAATTCCAATTCTTCTAGCCTTGCTTGATGCACATCCATTCTTGCTGCCATGGCCAACTTGGCTAAAGGTACAGCTATCTCTGCAGGTAGTACTGCTTCTGACCCATATACCAAGGAGAATGGTGTAAATCCTGTCGATCCCCGTTTTGAATTGCGATAAGTCCATAGAGCTAGAGGGACAAATTCATGCCAGATTGTGGGACTATCATGTACCATACGACTTAAAACTTGTAATAGTAACTTGTTAAAAGCTTCAGCAATACCATTCCCTTGTGGGTAGTACCTAGTTGACTTtccatgagaaatttgataaTCTTCTAATAACTTCTTCGTTGCTTTTCCTGTAAAAGGTGAAGCATTATCTGACAAAATTCTTTTTGGTATTCCAAATCGACAAATAATGTATTCTAGAATAAAGTTGCCACAGTTTTTGTAGAGGCCTTTTTCAATGGGATTGCTTCCGCCCATTTTGTGAAACATTCTGTTGCTGCTAAGATCCAAATTCTTCCTTGAGAAGGTGGTGAAATCAGACCTATGAGATCCATGGCCCAAGTGTGGAATGGCCAAGGAGTAGTCACAGATTGTAGAGAGATTGCTGGAGCATGTATTTTGTTCCCGAAAATTTGACATTTATGGCATTCTCTTGCAAACTTCATGGCATCCATCTCCATGGTTGGCCAATAGTACCCTATACGAACCACTTCTTCATACAACTTTTGTCCTCCTTGATGTTCATGACAATCCCCATGGTGGATTTCTTTCATAACTTCCTCTGCTTCTTCATTGCTAATGCAACGCAATAACTTCCCATTGAATCCTTTACGATAAAGGTCACTATTGTCTTTTAAACAATATTTGCTTATACGTCTTAGTAactcttccttttctttcttatCACATGGAGTCACTTTATCTCGAAAATACTCTTGGTACGGCCTCCTCCAGTCATCAATTTCAGTGATGAAGATCACCTCAGTGCTATTAAATATGAGTTGGCAGTTCGGGCAATTTTTTTGCAAACTTGCAGCATCTTCCTCCATATTTTCCCAGTAGTACCCCGCTCTTTGCAACCTTCATGATAATTTAGGGCCTTCTATCCCACAAGTAATGTCATGAATTTTCTCCATTTGTGCAATAGCTTCTTCTTGCCTTAGACATCTT
The Humulus lupulus chromosome 6, drHumLupu1.1, whole genome shotgun sequence DNA segment above includes these coding regions:
- the LOC133784825 gene encoding uncharacterized protein LOC133784825, which encodes MEEDAASLQKNCPNCQLIFNSTEVIFITEIDDWRRPYQEYFRDKVTPCDKKEKEELLRRISKYCLKDNSDLYRKGFNGKLLRCISNEEAEEVMKEIHHGDCHEHQGGQKLYEEVVRIGYYWPTMEMDAMKSDFTTFSRKNLDLSSNRMFHKMGGSNPIEKGLYKNCGNFILEYIICRFGIPKRILSDNASPFTGKATKKLLEDYQISHGKSTRYYPQGNGIAEAFNKLLLQVLSRMVHDSPTIWHEFVPLALWTYRNSKRGSTGFTPFSLVYGSEAVLPAEIAVPLAKLAMAARMDVHQARLEELELVDERREKAKDNLLQYQRRMARTYDKLVRPRIFQKGELVLKATDHVMRGMHTTKFVPNWEGPYVIEEIKDSGYCILLNPNSGSTLPPTNIK